In Candidatus Methylomirabilis sp., the following proteins share a genomic window:
- a CDS encoding YHS domain-containing protein, producing the protein MAKDPVCQMMVDEKQAAATAVYQGATYYFCAVGCKRAFEQSPEKYIQKPHSCH; encoded by the coding sequence ATGGCCAAAGATCCCGTATGTCAGATGATGGTGGATGAAAAGCAGGCAGCGGCCACGGCTGTCTATCAAGGCGCGACCTACTATTTCTGCGCCGTAGGCTGCAAACGGGCCTTCGAGCAGTCACCTGAGAAATACATTCAGAAACCCCATAGTTGTCACTAG